GCCGCACTGCCGATCAGCAGCGTCGCACGCACGCGATTCAGCAGCTTCGGGAACATGCTCGACATGTCGAGACCCGTGCCGTACAGCGCCGTCGTTCCCGTCGACATCCCGCCGATAATCGCAATCAGGCACACAGGCAGGAAGAACCAGTTCGGCGAAATCGCCAGCAATCCGCCGACGTAGTTGTTCGACGCGATGAAATCGGGGGCCTTCTGCGCGATGATCGTCGCCGTCGCGAGGCCGAAGAAGAACGGCACGAAGGTGGCGATCTGCGCGATCATCACGGCGAGCATCGTGCGATGCTTCGGCGTGTTCTGCGGAATGTAGCGCGCCCAGTCGCCCATCGTCGATGCAAACGAAACGGGATTGCTCAGTGCAACCAGCACGGCGCTGACGAAGGCCGGCCAGAAACCCACCGCGCCCAGCGCCACCTTGCCCGCATAGTGGCTGTCGAACGGGCCAGCGAACGCGAAGATGCCCGCGATGAAGAGCAGGCTCGCCGTCCACACGGCAATCTTGTTGACCCACAGCATGAAGCGAAAACCGTAGATGCACACGGTCAGCACGAGCACTGCAAAGATGCCGTATGCGACGCTCAACGTGAAGCCATTCACGGGCAGGCCAAGCATATGATTCGCACCGCCTACCAGCGCATCGCCGGAACTCCACACGGCCAGCGAGAAGAATGCAACGGATGTCAGCAGCGCGAGAAACGAGCCGACGATCCGTCCATGAATGCCGAAGTGCGCGCCCGACGACACCGGGTCATTCGTGCCGTTGCGCATGCCGAACAGGCTCATCGGCGCGAGAATGCACGAGCCGACCAGCACGCCGATCACGATCGACGCGACGCCCGCCCAGAACGACAGGCCGAGCAGCACGGGAAAACTGCCGAGCACGGAAGTCGAAAACGTATTGCAGCCGCCGAACAGCAGGCGGAACAGATCGATGGGCCGCGCATAGCGGGACTGGTCGGGGATGCGCTCGAAACCGAAGGTTTCGACGGTGGTGATGCTGCTGTTGTTGCTCTCGTTACGGCTGCTCATGTCTCCGACTCCTCTGACGGCCAGGGAAATCACACGGCTCGCCACAGGTTTCCGGCGTCCGCTTTTTTAACAAATGTCTGGACGCCACTGTAAAGAGAAACAATTCGAGTACAAATATCGTCGGCGCAACCTTTACTTCGATATCGGTCGATGTAAGGCGTCAGGCTTATGCTGCAAGGCTTTCAGGCTCGGCGAGCGGGCTTTCGAAAGTCAGCAAAAGACCGCTCGGAGAGCATAACGTCGAAAAAAATCGGCAGATTTCACACGCGCCGGCGTTTCTTCAAGGCCGCGACGGACGGCATCGGAATCGGCACGCTGCCTTTCATGCCCTCTTCGATCAGGAAATCGCGGAACAGGCTTGCGACGTGCGGCAGACGCTTGTCCGACACATGCATCACGTACCAGTCACGTTCGATCGGGTTGTCGGGCAGCGGCAGCAACGCGAGCAGTCCCGCGTGAAATTCCAGCGTACACGCATGCAGCGACAGAAACGAAATGCCGAGCCCCGCTTCGACCAGCTGCTTGATCGCCTCGTTGCTCGACAGCTCGGAACCGATATGGATCTTGTGGCCCGCCTGCCTGAACAGGTTCTCGACGGTCGAACGCGTGCCCGATCCGCGTTCGCGTACGAACAGATTCGCCGACTCCAGATCGCCGAGCGTGAGGCGCTTTCTCTTCATCAGCGCATGCGAAGGCGACGCGACGAACGCCATCGGATGCTTTGCGAACACGGTGGCAACCGTGCGCAGTTCGCGCGGCGGGCTGCCCATCACGGCGAGATCGATTTCATGCGTCGCGAGCATACGGATGATGTCCGCGCGATTGCCGACCTTGAACTGCACCTTCACCTGCGGACGTGCTTCAGTGAAGCGCACGAGAAACGGCGGGATCAGATACTCGGCCGTCGTGATCGCGCCGATGCGCAGCGTGCCGCCCTGCTCGCCATGCAACGCGGCGAGATCGTCGGCGGCGCCGTTCCATAGATCGAGGATTTCAAGCGCATAGCGCGCGAGGATTTCCCCCGCGGCCGTCAGTTGCACGCCGCGTCCCACGCGTTGCAAAAGCGGTGCGCCCGCTGCCTCTTCAAGCAGGCGGATCTGCAGCGACACGGCGGGCTGCGTCAGACGCAACTCCTCCGCCGCGCCCGACACGCTGCCGAGCTTCGCCACCGTGTGGAGCGCCTTCAATTGTCGAAACGTCGCGGCCTTTAACATAAGTGAAAACCTATATGTTCTGTACAAACATTAAATTGTGCTGCTGATTTCCCCGATTTTATACTCGACCTCACTGATGATGTTCGCGCATGAATTGCATTGAAAAACGTTCAGGAGAGTACGCATCATGACTACGATCGATCGACACACCGCAAGCAGCACATGCACTGCGCCGCACCGAATCGTCGTCGTTGGCGGCGGCGTGGGAGGACTGGGACTCGCGACGCGTCTCGGCGACTCGCTCGGCAAGAGCGGGCATGCGCACATCGTGCTGGTAGACCGCTCGCCGACGCACTTCTGGAAGCCGCTGCTGCACGAAGCCGCGTCCGGCCAGATCGATCCCGCCACGCATCAACTGCAATATGCCGTGCAGGCTCGCCGTCATGGCTTCGAGTTCGAACAGGGCGCGCTGCAATCGCTCGATCGTACGCAGCGACGCATCACGATCAGCGCAACGCGCGACGAAGACGGCCGCGAAGTGCTTCCTGCGCGTCACATCGCGTTCGATACACTCGTGCTCGCACTCGGCAGCGTGACGAACTACTTCGGCGTAAAGGGTGCGGCAGAAAATGCGCTGCCGCTGGAGTCAATCACGCATGCTGAATCGTTCCGCCGCAAGCTGCTCGATGCATGCACGCGAGCGAACCATGTGCGGCGCGTAAGCGGCGCGCAGCACGTGCAGCCGGTGTCGATCAACATCATCGGCGCGGGCGCAACGGGCGTCGAACTCGCGGCGGCATTGCGCGACAGCATCCGTTTGATGCATCGCTACAGCCTCTTTGCACTCGATCCGGAGCGCGACTTCTGTATCCGGCTGATCGAAGGCACGGACCGCGTGTTGCCTGCGCTGTCGCCGCGTATCTCTTCACGTGCGCAGCGGATGCTCGGCAGTCTCGGCGTCGACGTGCTCACGACGACGCGCGTGACGGAAGTGCGCGCCGACGCCGTCTGCACGCACGACGGCCAGCAACTGCCGAGCGATATCGCGATCTGGACAGCAGGCATCGCGGGCCCGCCCGTGCTGCGCGTGCTCGACGGCGTGGACGTGAACCGCAATGCACAGGTGCTCGTGAAGCGCACGCTGCAAACCACGACAGACGCGAACGTGTTCGCATTAGGCGACTGCGCCGCCTGCCCTTCGCATGCCGACGGTTTTCTTGCGCCGCGTGCGCAGGTTGCGCATCAGCAGGCAATGTTTCTGGCGCGCGCGCTGAAGTGCCGCGTCGGCGGCGAAGCGCTGCCCGAGTTCACGTATCGCGACGCGGGCACGCTGGTCGGTTTCGGCGATGTCGGGACGATCGGCAGTCTGAGCGGATTGCGCGAGCGGCCCGTGTTCGTCGACGGCTGGCTTGCGACTGTCGTGTACCGGCTGATCTATCGCCGGCACGTGATGACGGTCAGCGGCTTCGCGCGCATGGCGCTCGATACGGCGAGCCACTGGCTGCGTCGTCGCGTGCACCCTGTGATCCGTCTGCATTGATAACGCAAGCGGTCAGTCGAGAAATTCGGCGGACCGCTTGCGCAGCGCCGCCCCGAAATCGTCGAGCCAACCGATCGACAGGCGCCAGCTCTGCCAGTAGAGATCGACGTCGAGATGCTTGCCCGGCGCCATGTCGATCAGTTCGCCGCTTTCGAGTTGCCCCGCAATCATCCGTTCGGGGCACATGCCCCAACCCAGGCCCGTCGCACACGCACGCAAAAAGCCGGACACGTGCGGAATCCAGTGTGTCGGCGCATCGACCTCCGCGCGCGTGAGCTTGTGCACGAAGCGCGCCTGCAGCTGATCTTTCGGATTGAAATCGACACATGGCGCGCGGCGCAGCGTGTCGCGGCTGACGCCTTCGCTGAAATAGCGCTCGTAGAACGCGGGCGTGCAGACGGCGAGATAGCGCATACGCCCGAGACGCGTCGAACGGCAGCCCTGCACCGGCTCCGCCTGCGTCGTCACCGCCCCTTGCACGCTGCCGTCGCGAATCCGCTGCGCGGTATGGTCCTGATCGTCGATGACGAGATCGAGCAGCATGCCGCGCTCCGCACAGAAGCCCGCGACGGCGTCGATGAACCACGTACCCACGCTGTCGTCGTTCACGGCCACGCGTAAGGTCGGCCACGGTTCGAGCAGCGCGCCGGGCAGTTCGGGCATGCGTCCATTCAGCTCGGCTTCGAGCAGTTGCACGCGTTCCGTATGCCGGCATAGCAGCGCACCCGAACGCGTCGCCGTGCACGGCTGCCCGCGCTTGACGAGCACGCTGCCGACGCGCTCTTCCAGCAGTTTCACCCGCTGCGAAACGGCAGACGGCGTCACGTTCAGCGCAGCAGCCGCGCGATCGAACGAACCGTGACGCACGACGGCCGCGAGCGCATCCAGCAAAGGATAGTCGAGCATTAGCGTTCCTTAATCGGCGTTACCGAAATGAGCTTCTCTTATTCTAGCGATCGCGGCACACTCTCGCCATCCGATTCATCCTCTCTCTCCAAACCATCATGAACTGGCTGGCTTTTTCGCATGGCGCCGCGTTGTGCGCCTCGTTGATCGTCACTATCGGCGCGCAAAACGCGTTCGTGCTCCGTCAAGGCATCATGCGCTCGCATATCGGCAAGATCGTGCTGCTGTGCACGCTGTCGGATTTCCTGCTGATCGGCGCGGGTGTCGGTGGCGCGTCGGTGCTCGTCGAGCGTTATCCGACCTTTATCCACGCGCTGTTGTATGTGGGTCTCGCCTATCTCGCGTGGTTCGGCATCAGCGCACTGCGGCGCGCGTTGCGCCCCGGCCATGCCGTGCTCGACACCGATGCAAAAGGCGATACTGCGCCGCCCGCGCAGCGGGCCGTGCCCATCGTGCTGATGACGCTCGCGTTCACGTGGCTCAATCCGCACGTCTATCTGGATACGTTTCTGCTGATCGGCACGGCAGGCGCACGCGAAGCGCAAGGCTCGCGCGCCGCATTCGCGGTCGGCGCGATGGCGGTGAGCGCGATCTGGTTCGTAGCGTTGGGATACGGCGCACGAGCCCTTGCGCCGCTTTTCAGGCGTGCAACGGCGTGGCGTGTGCTGGATGGCGCGATCGGCAGCATGGTGTTGCTGCTGGCCGTCACGCAGTTGCGTTGACGCATTGATTAAAGCGCTGATTTGCCGAGTTGCAAATCAGCGCTTGAACTTCACCTTCTTCAGCGGCGCGCCGTCGGCGAGCAGCGTGCCGCCCATACCGACCGTCTGCAATCCACCATCCGTCACATACGGCACCAGGCCGAGCGCTTCGATTTTCTGCACGATCTCGCGACGACACGCATCGTCATCCGGCGGGCAATAATCGATTGAAATGACGGGCAGACGGTAGCGATCGTGAATCTGCTTTGCCTGTCCGAGCAGCCATTCGCGATCGTTCTCGGGCACGTCGTCGTAACGTTGATTCGCCTGATCCCAGCGGCCGAACAGCGATTCGAACGCGACGGCCGTCACCTGATCGTGCGCCTGCGGCAGAATGTCGAAGCCGCGATTCAGTATCAGTTGCGCCTGCGGATAGCGCGCCTTCAACGCATGCAGCACCGCGACGATGCCCGCCTGCTGCTGCGCACGCTCAACGTCCGTCTTCGCGACGAGCTGATACGAATCCAGCGTATCGAGGAAAAAGCCACGATAGCCGCGCTCCCACAGCGGCTTCACGATCTCGTCGACGAAGAACGCGGGCCAGCCCGGCGCCGTCTGATCGACGACCGTCGACGACCACGCCGCATTGCTGCCCGCGAACCACGTCTTCGGCATCTTTGCGTAGTACGCGCGCTGTTTCGTCACTTCGCCGACGCTCACATACGCGTACCAGTTCGGACAGTGCGCCGTATGCGTGCGCGGATCGAAGCCGCTGTCGGGCTCGATCACGACGGTATCGAACTGTTCCAAGCGCTCGGCCTGCACGTTCGCGCCGTAGAAGAACGCGACGGCCCCGATGCCCGTCGATGACACCCGCTTGCATGCGGCCAGCGCGGGCCGCACCCACGCCACCGACAGCAACAGGATGACCACGGCCGCGCAGGCGATG
This genomic interval from Paraburkholderia sabiae contains the following:
- a CDS encoding purine-cytosine permease family protein — translated: MSSRNESNNSSITTVETFGFERIPDQSRYARPIDLFRLLFGGCNTFSTSVLGSFPVLLGLSFWAGVASIVIGVLVGSCILAPMSLFGMRNGTNDPVSSGAHFGIHGRIVGSFLALLTSVAFFSLAVWSSGDALVGGANHMLGLPVNGFTLSVAYGIFAVLVLTVCIYGFRFMLWVNKIAVWTASLLFIAGIFAFAGPFDSHYAGKVALGAVGFWPAFVSAVLVALSNPVSFASTMGDWARYIPQNTPKHRTMLAVMIAQIATFVPFFFGLATATIIAQKAPDFIASNNYVGGLLAISPNWFFLPVCLIAIIGGMSTGTTALYGTGLDMSSMFPKLLNRVRATLLIGSAAIGFIFLGRFVFNLVESVSTFSVLINTCSCPWMVIMIIGYVTRRGFYLSDDLQVFNRGGRGGHYWFTHGWNWRAMGAWIPSALTGLCFVNLPDQFVGPLGELAGGLDISMPVSLTLACTLYVTLLQCFPEPDGVYGPQGRRWLRGSYKATHARIRQVEPSPARGNRMSAPREEVFDTQDAA
- a CDS encoding LysR family transcriptional regulator — encoded protein: MLKAATFRQLKALHTVAKLGSVSGAAEELRLTQPAVSLQIRLLEEAAGAPLLQRVGRGVQLTAAGEILARYALEILDLWNGAADDLAALHGEQGGTLRIGAITTAEYLIPPFLVRFTEARPQVKVQFKVGNRADIIRMLATHEIDLAVMGSPPRELRTVATVFAKHPMAFVASPSHALMKRKRLTLGDLESANLFVRERGSGTRSTVENLFRQAGHKIHIGSELSSNEAIKQLVEAGLGISFLSLHACTLEFHAGLLALLPLPDNPIERDWYVMHVSDKRLPHVASLFRDFLIEEGMKGSVPIPMPSVAALKKRRRV
- a CDS encoding NAD(P)/FAD-dependent oxidoreductase; translated protein: MTTIDRHTASSTCTAPHRIVVVGGGVGGLGLATRLGDSLGKSGHAHIVLVDRSPTHFWKPLLHEAASGQIDPATHQLQYAVQARRHGFEFEQGALQSLDRTQRRITISATRDEDGREVLPARHIAFDTLVLALGSVTNYFGVKGAAENALPLESITHAESFRRKLLDACTRANHVRRVSGAQHVQPVSINIIGAGATGVELAAALRDSIRLMHRYSLFALDPERDFCIRLIEGTDRVLPALSPRISSRAQRMLGSLGVDVLTTTRVTEVRADAVCTHDGQQLPSDIAIWTAGIAGPPVLRVLDGVDVNRNAQVLVKRTLQTTTDANVFALGDCAACPSHADGFLAPRAQVAHQQAMFLARALKCRVGGEALPEFTYRDAGTLVGFGDVGTIGSLSGLRERPVFVDGWLATVVYRLIYRRHVMTVSGFARMALDTASHWLRRRVHPVIRLH
- a CDS encoding LysR family transcriptional regulator ArgP — protein: MLDYPLLDALAAVVRHGSFDRAAAALNVTPSAVSQRVKLLEERVGSVLVKRGQPCTATRSGALLCRHTERVQLLEAELNGRMPELPGALLEPWPTLRVAVNDDSVGTWFIDAVAGFCAERGMLLDLVIDDQDHTAQRIRDGSVQGAVTTQAEPVQGCRSTRLGRMRYLAVCTPAFYERYFSEGVSRDTLRRAPCVDFNPKDQLQARFVHKLTRAEVDAPTHWIPHVSGFLRACATGLGWGMCPERMIAGQLESGELIDMAPGKHLDVDLYWQSWRLSIGWLDDFGAALRKRSAEFLD
- a CDS encoding LysE/ArgO family amino acid transporter, which produces MNWLAFSHGAALCASLIVTIGAQNAFVLRQGIMRSHIGKIVLLCTLSDFLLIGAGVGGASVLVERYPTFIHALLYVGLAYLAWFGISALRRALRPGHAVLDTDAKGDTAPPAQRAVPIVLMTLAFTWLNPHVYLDTFLLIGTAGAREAQGSRAAFAVGAMAVSAIWFVALGYGARALAPLFRRATAWRVLDGAIGSMVLLLAVTQLR
- a CDS encoding endo alpha-1,4 polygalactosaminidase, whose amino-acid sequence is MTASSLARLGVSWIVIACAAVVILLLSVAWVRPALAACKRVSSTGIGAVAFFYGANVQAERLEQFDTVVIEPDSGFDPRTHTAHCPNWYAYVSVGEVTKQRAYYAKMPKTWFAGSNAAWSSTVVDQTAPGWPAFFVDEIVKPLWERGYRGFFLDTLDSYQLVAKTDVERAQQQAGIVAVLHALKARYPQAQLILNRGFDILPQAHDQVTAVAFESLFGRWDQANQRYDDVPENDREWLLGQAKQIHDRYRLPVISIDYCPPDDDACRREIVQKIEALGLVPYVTDGGLQTVGMGGTLLADGAPLKKVKFKR